A stretch of DNA from Tachysurus vachellii isolate PV-2020 chromosome 4, HZAU_Pvac_v1, whole genome shotgun sequence:
ttttagctTAAGTCGTACATTTTGATTCCGATTGTCCTGCAAGCAGtattgttcagtgtgttcattaAAGATCTAATTATAATTCACACCTAATTCACATTCTAATGTAGTAtgaaatataaagatttttatggAAAGGGTTTTTTCCAGGCTgcaaagcataaaaataaaaacagcactgactaatcacatgtttatattaatgtcctCCCTGTAAtacactttcatttctatagtaattcATTTACTGGTTTACTCATTCACACAGTCCTTATCTCGGTTTAAAAAGAACAGGCTataagaatattatatatatatatatatatatatatatatatatatatatatatatatatatatatatatatatatatatatatattgataagTGTTCTGAGAGGAGATGATTATTTCGGGTATCTCCAgtgtcattttttgtttttttgtgacagTTTGATGCTGGAAAATGCTGGAAAAGAATCAACATAGGGTTGAAAACAGAAACTCTGCTTTGCACCATGCCAACcttctattgtttattttcctataagagCAGACCTTAtggtttttgtccttttttactGCATTGCATGTTATTGATCATGATGGTACAGCTTTATTACATATAAACTGATCTGAATGGTTTTGGATATGCAGATCTGTCTTATGGGAAGTCCATCAGTAAGACTGTTCATGCAGGAGAGGATTTGACTGTCAGCTGTAAATACCCAGAATCCCTCAGGAGTGACCCCAAGTTTGTCTGCAGGTGGCTGCAAACTGCTGCTTGTTCTTATAATACATCTGTTAAAGAAAgtacaaaatatgtaaaaactgGGAAAATATCCCTGTATGatgacagagaaaaacaaatcatcagTGTGAGTATTAGAGATGTAACTGAGCAGGACTCTGGTGAATACTGGTGTGGAGCTGAAGTACCTTGGAGATCTGATCATGGATACAAAGTTTATTTCACACGGATCAACCTGACAGTTACTGGTGAGTTTGTAGAGACATGGAGACACACtgaattaaatttgtttgaCCTTAACAAACTTTGGTCGCTTTTCAGCTGACTTTCCTCCATCTTCTCATCCAGCAGGTGATTCTGCTCAGATGCACATAGTCTAACTACACGACTTTGATGAATCTAATCCCTTAAAAATGATCAGCATGTAAGTTAAAGTGActgtctttttgtttctcttccagGATTTTCAGCTTCCACTGTGATCACTGTCTCTGTAattctgctgctgcttctgatTGGAATCATTATCCTCATTCTGACTgtacaaaacagacacaagatGCAAGGTTCTCACACTCAAACTACACacatgataaatgataaatgggAAGATGTTTCCGATGCATTACAATCTAAAGAAGTTAATCAAAGATGAATTCATGAATTAACAAATGATTCTCGATTTAATCTCCACCTATtctgtttaactgtttttttttctctaaagaaATATTCCGATCTGTAGTAAACATTAGggtacagtctgtgtgtgtttgtgtgtggattaAAATAGTAAtccaaaaaaagtgaaaaacaaaaacattttagtaaaaaaacaCTTACTGAAACCTGGTTCCATAAACAAGTACAACAAGTATCTAACACTTTATTAATGCACATTTTGCTCATAATAGAACACTCAGACTTTTTGGTGAGTCACCAACTaaatacatcatttattttttgttcattttatagtGAGCTGATGTATGCACAGTTCCTGTCAAAGTTTTTAACAGGTTTTAaaaaataggatttagatctgaaCTCTGATTATACtatttcaaaatataataaattttctTCTCCTGTAGCCATTTCTTTGGACTTGGATGACTCCCTCTATCCTGATTATAGCGTGATTCTCAGTTGAAGAGAAGTAGCTCTATTGcgtgatgctaccaccaccatgcttcactgtgggtaTAGTGGTCTTTGGATGAGAAGTTGTCTGATTTTTGCCTCAAACATCTTTTTGTTTGCATAAAAATCTTATGCCCAATTAGTAAAATGTACCTGGATGCTTTACATTTTAGGGTGTCTGGTATGATATGGGGCTATGTGTATGTTGTCCAGTCAAGGTTATCTGTTTTCATAAGTCGTTTTGGATGTGCATCTGCCAGTGAGTGTGGTCAAGGGTCAGAAAAGCCCACAAAGgtgatgaaagagagagagaagtgcgAGAGAAGAGGCAAGCATGAAAAGAAACTGAACAACGGAAGGAGTTTTGACCCTTTGTAGGTGGGATTGTTCAGACTTTTTGTGCTCAGTTGGTCCCGTGGAATCCCATTTTCTTACACTATAGACTGAGTGGAGCAGGCCGAGCACATCAAGGAACCAGCCTCACTGGTGAAGAGGGCATGGTTTTATCCATTTCAGCTAATGCTAACAACACTTAACTACACGAGCTAGTGCATCGCCCCAAACACGGTTTGTGAGCCACGTTTGGCGAGCTGGAGCTTCACTGGATAACTGCGCTTTCAAATGTGTATACAATGGGTATACAAAAGTTACCAATGGGACATTGGGACAATGGAAACAGACACCTCGGCTGTTGTGGACGGACTTTTTGTGAATCAGAGGATCTTAAGTAGTGGGAAGCTACGTCGTCAATGTTATTGTCCTAACTCTTCAGCTTGGTTGTATAAAGTGCACCAACGGGCCGCAACAACAAGCACTTTGAGTTCTGGTGAGTTTGTTGTTTTACTGACATAAAGAGCACTGTTTgcccttttactttatttaaaggcCTTAAAAATGCTATGTTCACTGCTCAGAGGTTATACAGTATTTCTgagaatttgtttttaaagctgcaGCCTAAGTATTGCaggaaataattaattaattcttatGTTCTATTTCATTATAACCTGGGTGAAGTGGTAACTTACTGTTATTGCATTTTCATGTTCTGgatatatacaatatgtactAGTTTCAAAGTAAGTGTTGTAATCAGCAGTGGAGGCACCACACTACAAAATTCTATCAGATTGTTTAGTCACCTTAAATACTATTTCCCATTTTGTATTGTAAATCTACATCGGTAAACAGAGATCTGCCAGTTCACTATCCCACCACTGAGAAAACAGGATCCCGTTGCCCCACTGCTATACATATAATATGTTATCTCTAAGTAACTAATCAGGTTGTGCTAGTTGTGGGCCATGGTTGTCTAGGTTTCAGGTGACATCCACCTGTGAAAAAGGGGTTACATTTTTGGAGGCAATCCTGGGATTTTTTTCCCATAGTACTTAAAACAAGTAGTTATAAAATAAGTGTGGTTTTGTCACATGGTGTTAAACTTAGCAGAGCGCTACTGGATGTTAGTATTGACTGTGAGTCATGTGCTTGATTCAGTTAAAGTTCTGGGTCAGACCTGGAAACTTGGTCAGTGTGAGAAGACAGGTAAGCACTAATTTATCCTAGTGGAAACTGGTGTGGAGCTAGACCCTAGTTCTCTACCCCAGAGGTAGACATTGCAGGTGAAGTAGGGCCCTGGCCTGTTCATCTAGCGAGCCAGCTACTGACTGGGAGTCCTGCCTCTGACAAGGATGGTTTCAAGGTTAAGTTGCTGCCGTTGTTACAGCAAAAGGGAAAGTCTATGGGAGATGAGAGGGCTGTTTCTCTGGGTGCATAGCCTCCTAAATCAGATGTTAATTTAGAGTTCTAACCATTCATCCTGTAATGAGAAAGGCTTTTGAAACCATTAAACACACTGGTGTCTTGCAGAATGAGGTGGATAAGCATGGTACTGTATGGTTTGTTGATAGTAAGCCTGTTGTCTTGCAGTCTGGGCAGGTACTTCTTTGCCAGGGTTGGTAAAGTTTCTGGGCAAGCTGGATGAATCTTTGGTGCATGTGTACCAGGCTGTTAATACGCTAGCTGGTTTTGCTACTTTGGCACTTGAGATCAGGCCCGAAGTTCATCCAGTGTCTGATGTGCCTACTAAACGAATTAGGGTGACAGTGAGGAACATCTCTTCTAGGGAAGTGCAGGTAAAGAGAGGTAGTCCCCTTgctcatacagtacagtatatacccTGTAGATGGAGTACCACCGATCCTGTCCATGTGCATCTTGGGGGATAACAATGTGTTTTCTCCCTCTTCTTTTGATTTTGGCACCTCTCCTATGCCCGAAGAGGCAAAATGGTGCTTATGTGAGAAAATGATGCAGCGGAGAGAGGTTTTTTCTTGTCATGAAGGGAGGTTGGCTGTGCACAAAATGCAAAGCATGAGATTCAGCTGATGGACTCACAGCCTTTCCGAGAGAGACCTCTCCGCATAGCCCAAGCTGATTTAGAAGATGTGCATAAACATCTGCAGGagcttcagaaaactgttttGTAAAGGGGTTTTCAACACTGTGTCAACCTCTGAATGAGCTTTTGCAAGGTTGTCTGCCAGTTGTCTGCCAGAGGAAGACCTCGAATACACGGGTGAACCCAAGACAGATGGAGTGACTAGTGTGAGTGGGCACCAGTGTTGGTTTTTGCAGACACCCAAAAGCCATATGTGTTACATGTGGATTTACTGCTCTTCAGGCCCAGTCTTTCCCTATCAGAGAGAATTTTTTGAGGGTTGATTTTGAGATCAGAACTGACAACAATCCAATGACTTATATAAATAAGCAAAGCTGGATGGTACAGGTCACCATTGGTTGTCAGAATTATCCACCTATAACTTCAGCTTGAAGTACAAGCCGGGGCAAAGGAACCTGGATGCAGATGCACAGTCATGATGCGCTCACTCCAGCCTGACCCTTGATGATGAGTGGCAAGAAATTTTTTAATACCCATCTCTGGATCGATACCTTTAGATCCAGGACATGCTTTGTAAGCACTTCGAGGACCATGGCTTCAGTAGTCTGATGAAATCAAGAAAATCCCACAAAAGAAAGTTGATATTTGGGGGTTaattactgtattataatttttatttatgacaGCTGTGTAATATTTACTGCAATGTCCCTGAGTGGGTGAGGGTTTTAATGAGGATGTGGGAGGCAGACAAGGTCAAATGCTACCAAAGAGCTttaatttactttcattttcagccttttaattaaacacacacacactcctgcacacacactcactgtcagGGATTGGAAAGGAGGGACCAAAGTGCAAGGATGCCAGAAAAATTCAGTAGGCACTTTAATATACAGCTGAGAGACCAAGTCTTAGGCAAGAGCCAGCACAAGTGGCAAGTCCAGATTTAAGACAAACAGAAAAGGCCCTAGAGTTCAAATCAACTACGGTGGCAAAAAGCAGGTGACTTGAATCCAACATAAATCAGAAACTAAACATAGGTCCAAAAGTAAGAACATAAACATTCACACGCAATGCCATGCAACATAACTGACAAGGGAATTAAAATACATAACTAAGAAAACACACCATGAAAATCAGCTGGCTGAGGATTAGCAAAATAACAATGAAATGAGAGTCATTAAATAAGCAAAAGGAATAACAACAGCTTGCTTGAAATTTAGAGTCCAAAATGCTGagaataataaatagaacaGTTTGTAGACTGGCAGCAGAGCAGGAAACAGAAAAAGCAGTTAAGAGTTTGTAAACGGAGCAACTAATAAACCAACAGAGAAACAGGCTCACAGTTTAGAGATAATGCAAATCCCACTGAGAAAAGTCAtccaaaaaagggaaaaaactcACAGAGCAGGATGCCAATAATCCATGTAACAATAGGTAATTCAAGGGAAATAGGGGGTAATCCACAGCGAAATCCACGAAAGTTTCCAAAAAGTCTGAGAGGCGAACAGCCAGTGTGGCAGAAGgaacaaaactgaaaacaaaccAGAGGTCAAGGGAAAGAAGCGAACCATGAAGGGCACGACAGCTCACAACAGAAACTTGAGAGACATAGATAAATAGTCTAGATGGGGTACAAAATTGTGGGTGCCCCAGAAGCGCTATGGACCCGATGGACACCAACCCGGAAAGGGAAGAATGAGCCGCACCATTACCATTGCTTCCACcattacttttaaacaggaatttGAATGTGATGGGTTAATTTTGAACAGTCACTTGATCCATTATAAAAGAGTGCACACAACCAGGTTATtgtcagtttttgttttttacacttAAAATGTTTCTGCTTGTTTTTCACTACTTGTTTTGATTCTTGTTGGTTATTAAATCACAGTACGGTGGTGTTTCGATTAATTACGTCTAATATTATCAGtaattaggggggcacggtggcttagtggttagcacgttcgcctcatacctccagggtcggggttcgattcccgcctccaccttgtgtgtgtggagtttgcatgttctccccgtgcctcgggggtttcctccgggtactccggtttcctcccccggtccaaagacatgcatggtaggttgattggcatctctggaaaattgtccctagtgtgtgattgcgtgagtgaatgagagtgtgtgtgtgtgtgcgccctgcgatgggttggcactccgtccagggtgaatcctgccttgatgcccgatgacgcctgagataggcacaggctccccgtgacccgaggtagttcggataagcggtagaagatggatgaatgatgaatgaattatcAGTAATTAATACTGATtatgtgtctgtttattttccagCAGGCACAACTTTCCAAAATTCAGGAAATGACCAAGGGGTAATTGTCTTCAACTTGCATGTGTGTGCTCAGTACCAAAACTTACCGTCTTTcaaaaatagaaaacatttatatttttgtttctgttcctCTTTGCTCTCAGGTTTCTCTTGATGTTCATGAATATGAGGAGATTAAAGACACCAGACAACTTTCTGCCTCAAACGCTGAAGTGTCCACAGTTTACGTTACTGCTCAACTACCCACAATTTCCTCTGATAATCACGCTGCTTATGTAAAGACAGAGTTACCCACAAACATCTGTGATTCAGCTGCTCAAATGCCCACAATCCCTTCTGACCAGAACAACTGCTCCAAAGCTTAGTTACCTACATGTCTCTGAAGCATGTCTCAGTGCTTGACTACCGCTCTCACAGACCTCTGTGCAAATAACTGCTATTCTTCAGTTTTCTAGCAAAAACTTTCTGGAAACATCTAAAGAAGAATATTTGTGTACATAATTGCTCtgttatgaaatatttacattaacatttatggcatttgacagacgccTTAATCCAAAGCAACGTGAAAAAGTGATTTTAAGTCTCTttcgatgaatacattaacactcgCTCACCAGGTTACAGACTTACAAAATTCAACAAACAGGGGAGTGATATTTCATATCATAAAAAGTGCtagatataatacatttatggcattttgcagatacccttattcagagcaacattcaatgtttttttataaatatacacaaacaacaaagaTGTGTAGTTGCTAAGTCATGTATTTCAAGAAGACATATGTCTTCACAcattgtttgaaaatagccagtgtcGAGCTGctcggacctctaggggaagttcattccacgaCCTCAGGGCCAAAACATCTCatagtcttgctgtatacctaccacttatcctgagagatggtgggaccagccgagcagtgctggtagatctgaggaaGCAAGGTACAGTGCAAGCAGTGAAAACAGATTTGACGTAAGAAGGAGCTGGatcatttttggctttgtagggaAGCATCAGCATTTttaatctgatgcatgcagaaTTTAGGCAGGCTGAAAACAAGtagtgcagctgcattttggatcatttacagagaaGGAATTGCATttataggtagacctgccagcagtgagttgcagtagtccattgttaaaattacAAGAGACTGAAGAAGTACCTGTGCAGCCTGTGTGTACAGAATCCTTGTGATGTTTTAGAGAAGAAAGCGCCATTagcatgtcacattagcaacatgcgaggaaaagACAGTTGGTTGTCAATGGTTACCCCAAGGATGCAAGCTGTAACCAAAGAGGAGATCATTTTGCAGGGATATTACAGGATATTGACCTGGgcatgaatcacctgggatgattagcagttcagttttgctgggattgagtttcaaCTGATGAGCTTTCTTCCACAATGATATGTCTGACAGACATGCTTAGATTCAAGCAGAGGCCATGGTATCTGAGGGAGGAAAGGAGAAGATAAGTTGATTATCACCAGCATAGCATGTAACTtgaccaagagagtgagtatactgggagaaaaagagaggatcaagtactgagccctgtgggacactagtggagagtctgtgtggagcagacatcactcccctccatgttacctgatatgggtgaccttccaggtaggaagcaattCCTACAGAATCCATTCCCATGCTGATCTGCtgatcccaagactcctgagggtggacaagagatcTTGCGGTTGATTGTAGGAGGATGAGGAAAGATGACAGCTTGTCtcatctagcagcatgtagatTCTAGGAATGCAGTTgttaggattgcaagactggatgagttgtaaagcTGCTTCTGCTGCTATAGTTGAGAGATATGACAATGAAGGAGTAGGATAATCCTGGCTGTAAAATGTAGGTACAGtcagggcagaagtgaaggtctggAAGATTTTCTCAATGTAAAAGAAAGCAAAGTCTTCAGTAGACAGGGCAGATGAAGCAGGGGGTGCTAGGGGGTTGAGTAGTGAAGAAAAGATTTTGTGGAGCTTCTTGCTTTTCATTCAGTCTGCAGAGAACTTGGCCAGGACTGTACAGTAAGAGGCAAGATCTGCATTgagtgatttcttccactttctctctgctaATCTTAGTTCTCTTCAATTGCTGCACAACACATCCAGAAGCAAAGGAGCAGAATTGGAAGTCAAGAAGGAGTCAGGATCAGGAAGAAATGAAAGACTTCCAGAAGCTGCAGAAGAACGGGAGATAGAGGGGAGCTTATGACTGGACAGACAAATTTCATCCTTGTGTGTTAGGAGTGTTGCTGTTGAACGTCAGGGGGAAGGAGTccagaagagtcaggagggaaaaagactgaagcttgtcagaggggaggatTAAATCACTAAGCACTGTCAGAGGGATGCTCTTGGAAGGGAATGCActgagcagtgtgtccatttcttccaggaagtctcctagTGCACCAGGAGGACAGTAGATGAAAATGATGACAAGgatgattggagaggtaactgaaacggcatgaaattcaaaagaagaaatggttacatttattttggttATAGCAGAGGCATTCAATcactattttattgttttacagtTGTTTTACACATAAGAGTTGTTTAACACCTTTACAGTTGTTTAACACATACGCTTTTCCAATAGACACAAGTCAATCCGTTTTCAGTTTAATAACCATCACAGAATCAGAGGTATCACAGATCATTAAATCACTTAGACCGTCTAGTTGTAAAGATATTTTTGGTATGGATACAGTGATGCTCAAGGAGCTTAGTGCAACAGTCACACGCCCCATTACCAAAATTATCAATTTATCAATTTCACAAAATATGTTCCCCAGTATGTGGAAATCAGCTGTTATTGTTCCCATTTTCAAACGTGGAGACCCTCATTCAAATTATTAACTATCTAAATACCACACCCTATGCTCTCCACCCTATGCAGTTTGGCTATAGAGCCAATTATTCAACCGAAACTGCTACTTGCTTCTTTGCTGAAAATATTAGAGCCTTGTTGGATTGAGGTGTGGTGGTTGGAGCTGTGTTCCTGGATCTTAAGAAGGCTTTCGACACTGTCAATCATAAAGTCTTGGTGACAAAATTATGCAGTTCCCAACATGTCAGAGTCTAGTCATTTAAATCAGCGGCTCTCAGTCTATCTACCGGTCTTCCTCAAGGATCAATTTTAGGACCTTTGTTGTTCTCACTTTATAAATGAcctactgtctgtctgtgcagatgtttctgtgtgtgtctgtccagaTGTATGCTGACACTCTCTGACACTGTAGTCTATGTTCATTGTAGGAATATTTCTCAGGTAGCTGCAAAAATCACTAACTCTATGGTTAATATCACAGATTGGTTGAAACATTCTTGCCTGCAGTTGAATACATCAAAAACAGTAGCAATGCATTTCACCAAGTCTAACAATAAGTTCAGTGTTGAACCAGATGTCTTTGTGTCAGGGGAAAGGCTACAGATTGTGTCAGAGTACAAATATTTGGGGATTGTCTTTTAAATCGCATGTAAAAAAGGTCTGTAATATAATCACATTCGACCTCAGTAACTTTAGACACATTCGCCATCAAATGTCTATCAAATCAATGCACTCTatgattttttcacatatctctTACTGTTTGCCCGTTTGGTCACAGGCTAGTGTTACATCTCTGAAGCCTCTTCAATCACTTTACAAACGAACTGTAAAAATTCTGGATAGGAAATCAAACATTTCTCATTATTGtccaatattacaaaaatatagattactCAGCTGGGAAAACATGGTAAAATTCTCAAATCTATTCTTGTTTaaagtcacctcagacttgctcattggggatacattcatacacattgtgaactaaatctatctaatatgaatcttgaattttgcattctattaatctttatattattctttatattaaccttttgttctatgtttatgttcttaaagctgctttgagacaatgtcacttgtaaaaagtgctatacaaataaacttgaattgaattgaattgaagtttataaaattattcatgGTTTATCATCCCCTCCCCTCCATCAGTTTGTCAACATCTGAACAGCTGATCATAGTAGAACCAGAGGTGCAGTGAGGGGATATTGTATCATTCCCTTTAGGAAAAGTGTATTTGGTCAAACTGCTTTTTCTGTTCGAGCTACTACTGAGTAGAACCTTATCCCTATAAACATCAGATACCTGAACACGTATAGTACATTTAAGATCCAGTTAAAGAAATGGTTCGTTATTAACCAGAGCTGACAACATTAGCTTAGTTTTTGACCTGCTCTTGTTGCCCCCTGATGGTTTCTtgtttattgtgtatgtatgtgttcatgtatttgtctgatgtttgtttgattgttgatgtgttgtgtttctaATTTGTTTCTAATGTACATCATAGCTTAATACTTAGTACTTTTACTAAATGTATTGTAgttgctttattgttatttcaatatgtacttttatctacttttatcttttttagggTGACTATTACCATCTGTCTAGGGACTACAGGTGAAAAATAACCATCTGGCTAACTCTGgcatattgacagaaatgtttagtcatatgcattgtccctgtaataaataaataaataaataaataaataaataaataaatgagacaagaggacaGGTGTGAAACACCATCTCCTTGACAACAGTGGACCTGTACTACCACCCCTGCCTGATTCTCATGGTGAGTAcaagaaagcataggcagaggatagaGCAGCCGGTGTAGCAGGGTTCTGTGTGGATATATAGGTCTCAGTAAGTGCCAGAAGAAGTAGTTGGAAGTTAAAGCCAAGGATCAGCTTTCCTTAAGGCAGACTGGCAATTTCAGAGCACACCTatcaccactgtttgagacatATTGCACATGGCATTGGCAGAT
This window harbors:
- the LOC132844243 gene encoding CMRF35-like molecule 8, whose product is MKILLIFTLCLISDGGASKKVTGYSGGGVLIKCKYDTEYTDNQKYFCKGSMSACSEKIKTGDKNQWVNSGRFSLFDDTNSSEFWVMIRELNVKDAGTYHCGVNITSGNDINTPVKLRVKTNLSYGKSISKTVHAGEDLTVSCKYPESLRSDPKFVCRWLQTAACSYNTSVKESTKYVKTGKISLYDDREKQIISVSIRDVTEQDSGEYWCGAEVPWRSDHGYKVYFTRINLTVTGFSASTVITVSVILLLLLIGIIILILTVQNRHKMQAGTTFQNSGNDQGVSLDVHEYEEIKDTRQLSASNAEVSTVYVTAQLPTISSDNHAAYVKTELPTNICDSAAQMPTIPSDQNNCSKA